The Microscilla marina ATCC 23134 genome window below encodes:
- a CDS encoding WS/DGAT/MGAT family O-acyltransferase, whose amino-acid sequence MQQLSGLDATFLYIESNRAPMHVGGVYIFEPSKDNERFNYYQFRDFIESRLHISRVFRQRLVEAPLDMSHPYWIEDPDFDLEYHLHHVAIPQPGGSQELLDLAARIFSRTMDRKRPLWEITIAEGLNIEGIPPNSFALITKVHHAAIDGGSGAEMMGALLNPSPAKRPKDNEEHHYWESERIPTGIEIIARNYIKSVGTPVKLAKFLYEAVGNTIDVAKEAITKWIEPPPMPFTAPTTLFNAPVTAHRIFGGANIPLERIKKMKNIAKTTVNNVVLAVCAGALRRYLKDKNNLPKKPLVAMAPISVRSEEDKGTMGNKVSAMLVSLATNEEDPFKRLMLIHESATSSKVYSKAIGADKIMDLVPSELAALAARLYTKSKVVEYIRPIYNLVITNVPGPPIPLYMGGAKLLNHYGTAPLIDGAGLLMVVFSYAGAITISATSCRELMPDLDKFIENIYESLDELEQAIQVIAPASQK is encoded by the coding sequence GTGTACATATTTGAACCTTCCAAAGACAATGAGCGCTTTAATTACTATCAATTCCGCGATTTCATCGAATCTCGTTTACACATTTCAAGGGTTTTCAGGCAACGCTTAGTAGAAGCACCTTTAGACATGAGTCACCCTTATTGGATAGAAGACCCAGATTTTGACCTGGAATACCACCTACACCATGTGGCCATTCCTCAACCAGGTGGCTCACAAGAATTGCTCGACCTTGCCGCCCGTATTTTTAGTCGTACAATGGATCGCAAACGCCCTTTGTGGGAAATTACCATAGCCGAAGGACTCAATATTGAAGGAATTCCACCCAACTCGTTTGCCCTTATTACCAAAGTACACCACGCGGCTATAGATGGAGGCTCCGGCGCCGAAATGATGGGAGCTTTGCTGAATCCGTCACCCGCAAAACGCCCCAAAGACAATGAAGAACACCATTATTGGGAGTCTGAGCGTATTCCTACTGGTATAGAGATCATTGCCCGTAACTATATCAAATCGGTGGGCACCCCGGTAAAGCTTGCCAAGTTTTTGTATGAGGCAGTAGGCAATACTATAGATGTGGCAAAAGAGGCCATTACCAAATGGATAGAGCCCCCCCCAATGCCATTTACTGCCCCCACTACTTTGTTTAATGCTCCGGTAACTGCGCATCGTATTTTTGGTGGAGCCAATATTCCGCTGGAACGCATCAAAAAAATGAAAAATATTGCCAAGACCACTGTCAACAATGTAGTATTGGCAGTATGTGCAGGTGCTTTGCGGCGTTACCTAAAAGACAAAAATAACTTGCCCAAAAAGCCTTTGGTGGCAATGGCTCCTATATCGGTACGCAGCGAAGAAGACAAGGGGACGATGGGCAATAAGGTATCGGCTATGTTGGTATCGCTTGCTACCAACGAAGAAGACCCTTTTAAGCGTTTGATGCTTATTCATGAAAGTGCTACCAGCTCTAAGGTATATAGCAAGGCTATAGGTGCCGACAAGATTATGGATTTGGTGCCTTCGGAACTGGCAGCCCTGGCGGCGCGCTTGTATACCAAGTCGAAAGTAGTAGAGTATATACGCCCTATATATAACCTGGTCATCACCAATGTACCTGGTCCTCCGATTCCCTTGTACATGGGAGGAGCTAAACTGTTGAACCACTATGGTACTGCGCCACTCATAGACGGGGCCGGGCTATTGATGGTAGTCTTTAGTTATGCTGGGGCTATTACTATTAGTGCTACTTCGTGCCGTGAACTAATGCCCGACCTGGACAAATTTATTGAAAATATTTATGAGTCACTAGATGAACTGGAGCAAGCAATACAAGTGATCGCTCCTGCCAGTCAAAAATAG